The proteins below are encoded in one region of Maribacter aestuarii:
- a CDS encoding alpha/beta hydrolase translates to MRHFYLTFLVIFCLSFSMRAQSQDTLVDVGGYKIHFNIIKGTGTPILFEAGAGNDGSIWDNILEKIYKVTGTTLITYDRSGFGQSEVNPNLTNDSDFGILNGIKELETGLSKLGFDNEIILVPHSYGGFYTTLYASRHPDKVKYVVRIDANLVGVYTDEVLKIMDEEESPPKTPETLGIYYLVKNYPETVKVLRKIDFPKNVPAIDIISPINRGYPDKYWALIKKVHKDFVNTESNRVEIIAEGSGHYIFKDNPGLIINTIIKAYSETLDEGKQNAILQKALDNAIKLSIEAKKNNRSEQDLNTLGYSFLGNEELDKALEVFKLSTILFPDSFNAYDSYGEALLKANRKAEAIEMYEKSIELNPENENGKKVLLQLKQE, encoded by the coding sequence ATGAGACATTTCTATTTAACTTTCTTAGTGATTTTCTGTTTATCCTTCTCGATGCGAGCTCAAAGTCAAGATACGCTAGTAGACGTTGGGGGTTATAAAATACATTTTAACATAATAAAAGGAACAGGAACTCCAATTCTTTTTGAAGCTGGTGCAGGTAATGATGGTTCTATATGGGATAACATATTAGAAAAAATTTATAAAGTTACTGGCACAACATTAATCACCTATGACCGCTCAGGATTTGGACAAAGTGAAGTAAATCCAAATCTAACAAACGACTCGGATTTTGGAATATTAAATGGCATTAAAGAACTAGAGACTGGTCTTTCTAAGCTGGGTTTTGACAATGAAATTATACTTGTTCCGCATTCCTACGGTGGATTTTATACAACGCTTTATGCATCACGTCATCCTGATAAAGTAAAATATGTAGTTCGTATTGATGCAAATTTAGTAGGAGTTTATACTGATGAAGTACTGAAAATCATGGATGAAGAAGAATCTCCTCCCAAAACTCCTGAAACACTAGGCATCTATTATCTTGTAAAAAACTATCCGGAAACCGTTAAGGTATTACGTAAAATTGATTTTCCTAAAAATGTTCCTGCTATAGATATTATTTCACCTATTAACAGAGGTTATCCTGACAAATACTGGGCGTTAATAAAAAAAGTCCATAAAGATTTTGTTAATACTGAATCTAATCGAGTTGAAATTATCGCAGAAGGAAGTGGTCATTATATCTTTAAGGATAATCCTGGACTTATCATAAATACCATTATTAAAGCCTACTCAGAAACACTAGACGAAGGGAAGCAAAATGCGATATTACAAAAGGCTCTAGATAACGCCATAAAATTATCTATTGAAGCTAAGAAGAACAATCGTTCAGAACAAGATTTGAATACACTGGGATATTCATTTTTGGGAAATGAAGAATTAGATAAGGCTTTAGAAGTTTTTAAATTAAGCACAATTTTATTTCCAGATAGTTTCAATGCATATGATAGTTATGGTGAAGCTTTATTAAAAGCAAATCGAAAAGCAGAAGCAATAGAAATGTATGAGAAATCAATCGAATTGAATCCAGAAAATGAAAATGGGAAAAAGGTTTTACTGCAATTGAAACAAGAATAA
- a CDS encoding DUF6804 family protein produces the protein MSKLQLTIKVILIILFLGCLLNWEYGYYQLVRFLGMVGFGVLAYYHYKINQIWFLIWLSSAVLINPIFKIALGRELWNLIDIIWAILLLISIFTDKQKELKT, from the coding sequence ATGAGTAAGCTACAATTGACAATAAAGGTAATTTTAATAATCCTTTTTTTGGGTTGCTTACTAAATTGGGAATATGGCTATTACCAATTGGTTAGATTTTTAGGAATGGTAGGTTTTGGAGTTTTAGCATATTACCATTATAAAATAAATCAAATCTGGTTTTTAATTTGGCTTTCATCTGCTGTTTTAATTAATCCGATTTTTAAAATCGCTCTTGGACGAGAACTATGGAATTTAATTGACATTATTTGGGCGATTTTGCTATTAATTTCAATATTTACCGACAAACAAAAGGAATTAAAAACATAA
- a CDS encoding tetratricopeptide repeat protein: MRTTALVIFIFFQIGSIKGQTSLDNINLKKGAYNVGFKHYVAIDSTRTYQVKNDFNNKLVFRPIPISIWYPAVIKNKNSKQLKVLDYLEILKEEEESKNLPNELLLDWFPELGNTPQNRNHLTEKVNAFTNTNFLEGNFPVVVYAPSYQASSIENFVLFEYLASNGFVVISSPSRGTETRWLEGGTTKDMETQSRDVEFLLKEIHKYEYIDSDSIALMGFSFGGLVNAITVMKNQGISAIVSLDGTERYNYPVLEKSPYFNLDRFDIPYIHFAQKDIPEEVLTSDKIPAALNYKFQLYDSLKYSNVYSYKFHDLTHSYFGSIGVLFSYRDQRQDKSDDKIMASYKLLSEHTLGFLNAILKNQENAKKFIENSPDKNGISENLISKKMKKSVTKEPDFYDLALNQGYLDLIPLYQKEIARNPTLKLEEAMLNNLGLRLSFNAGKMDKGINVFLLAVHIYPNSANLYDSLALAYFYNKDTENAIANFKKSLELDPSNQHAIDRLKELEK; encoded by the coding sequence ATGCGGACAACGGCTTTAGTAATTTTTATCTTTTTTCAGATAGGTTCAATTAAAGGACAGACATCTTTAGATAATATAAATCTAAAAAAAGGAGCGTATAACGTAGGTTTTAAGCATTATGTAGCTATTGACAGTACGAGGACTTATCAGGTGAAAAATGACTTTAATAATAAATTAGTTTTTAGGCCAATACCAATTAGCATATGGTATCCAGCTGTAATTAAAAATAAAAATTCCAAACAGTTAAAGGTTTTGGATTATTTGGAGATTTTAAAGGAAGAGGAAGAATCGAAAAATTTACCAAACGAGTTGTTGTTAGATTGGTTTCCTGAATTAGGGAATACCCCTCAAAATAGGAACCATCTGACCGAAAAAGTAAATGCTTTCACAAACACCAATTTTTTAGAAGGTAACTTCCCGGTCGTAGTTTATGCACCGAGCTATCAAGCTTCGTCCATTGAAAATTTTGTCTTGTTTGAATATTTGGCAAGTAATGGTTTTGTCGTGATTTCGAGTCCTTCAAGAGGAACGGAAACAAGATGGCTAGAAGGAGGAACCACTAAAGATATGGAAACACAATCTAGAGATGTGGAATTTCTTTTGAAAGAAATTCATAAGTACGAATATATAGACTCCGATAGCATAGCGCTTATGGGTTTTAGCTTTGGTGGGCTGGTAAACGCTATAACGGTCATGAAAAATCAGGGTATAAGCGCAATAGTGAGTTTGGATGGGACCGAAAGATACAATTATCCTGTACTAGAAAAATCACCTTATTTCAATTTGGATAGGTTTGACATACCTTATATCCATTTTGCACAAAAAGATATTCCAGAAGAAGTTTTGACTAGCGATAAAATTCCTGCAGCGTTGAATTATAAATTTCAACTGTACGACTCTTTAAAATATAGCAATGTCTACAGTTATAAATTTCATGACCTTACACATTCCTATTTTGGAAGTATTGGCGTTTTATTTTCATACCGGGACCAAAGACAAGATAAAAGTGATGATAAAATCATGGCGTCCTACAAGCTACTTTCGGAACACACCTTAGGGTTCTTAAATGCCATTTTGAAAAATCAAGAGAACGCAAAAAAGTTCATTGAAAATAGCCCTGATAAAAATGGTATTTCGGAAAACTTGATTTCAAAAAAAATGAAAAAATCAGTAACAAAAGAACCTGATTTTTATGATTTAGCGCTCAATCAGGGATATCTAGATTTAATTCCATTATATCAAAAAGAAATAGCAAGAAATCCAACGCTAAAGCTGGAAGAAGCTATGTTGAACAACCTTGGTCTTCGGTTATCATTTAACGCTGGAAAGATGGATAAGGGTATAAACGTCTTTTTATTGGCAGTACATATCTACCCGAACTCAGCAAATTTATATGATAGTTTGGCCTTAGCCTACTTTTACAACAAGGATACTGAAAACGCAATTGCTAACTTCAAGAAGTCATTGGAATTGGACCCCAGTAACCAGCATGCAATTGACAGACTTAAAGAGCTGGAAAAGTAA
- a CDS encoding DEAD/DEAH box helicase: MSLFTDFKISTPLRNALEDLGLENPTPVQEQAFPVVMSGKDVVGIAQTGTGKTFAYLLPILNSLPFSKEKHPRVLIMVPTRELVVQVVEETEKLGKYASVRVLGVYGGTNMNRQKEALAEGTDIVVSTPARLYDLVLARALQLKSVKKLVIDEVDVMLDLGFRFQLTNIFELLPTRRQNIMFSATMTDDVDTLIHDFFTGVEKISIAVSGTPLENIKQLSYAVPNFYTKVNLLVHLLQDSEAYHKVLIFVSNKRSADLLFRELSEFFSEELCIIHSNKTQNYRLRSIQQFDSGKNRILVTTDVMARGLDLTEISHVINFDVPRYPENYMHRIGRTGRAEKEGTSILLFSDKEKEDKDAIEQLMSYQIEVLNLPEEVKVVTQLTYDEQPKHIEHDNPLKINEEERGAGFHEKSEKNRKVNQGGSYRRIIEKKYKKPKTRGDKNFGKRGKK, encoded by the coding sequence ATGTCCTTATTTACTGATTTTAAGATTTCTACCCCGTTACGCAATGCTTTGGAGGATTTAGGTCTGGAAAATCCCACCCCGGTACAAGAACAGGCATTTCCAGTGGTGATGAGCGGAAAGGATGTGGTGGGGATTGCCCAAACCGGTACCGGAAAGACCTTTGCTTATCTTTTACCCATTTTAAACTCCTTGCCCTTCTCTAAAGAAAAACATCCTAGGGTATTGATTATGGTGCCTACAAGGGAGTTGGTCGTGCAGGTGGTAGAAGAGACGGAAAAGCTGGGGAAATATGCTTCCGTTAGAGTGCTGGGCGTTTACGGTGGTACGAACATGAACCGCCAAAAGGAAGCCTTGGCAGAAGGAACGGATATCGTAGTTTCTACCCCTGCGCGGTTATACGATTTGGTATTGGCCAGGGCACTACAATTAAAATCCGTTAAGAAATTGGTTATTGATGAGGTGGACGTAATGCTAGATTTGGGCTTTCGGTTTCAGTTGACCAATATCTTTGAATTGCTGCCGACACGCCGGCAGAACATTATGTTCTCCGCCACCATGACCGATGATGTAGATACGCTTATCCACGATTTTTTCACTGGTGTGGAAAAGATTTCCATTGCGGTGAGTGGAACTCCTTTGGAGAATATAAAACAATTGAGCTATGCCGTTCCTAATTTTTATACCAAGGTTAATTTATTGGTCCATTTACTTCAAGATTCAGAGGCCTATCATAAAGTATTGATTTTTGTTTCGAACAAACGAAGTGCCGATTTGCTTTTTCGGGAATTGTCCGAATTTTTTAGTGAGGAACTATGTATCATCCATTCCAATAAGACCCAGAATTATAGGCTGCGCTCCATACAACAGTTCGATTCCGGTAAAAACCGCATATTGGTCACCACTGATGTTATGGCACGTGGCTTGGACCTTACGGAAATTTCCCATGTTATCAATTTTGATGTGCCCCGATACCCCGAAAATTATATGCACCGGATAGGTAGAACCGGTAGGGCGGAGAAGGAGGGAACCTCAATTTTATTATTCTCTGACAAAGAGAAAGAGGACAAAGACGCTATTGAACAATTAATGTCGTATCAAATTGAAGTACTAAATCTTCCTGAAGAGGTTAAAGTTGTCACGCAGTTAACCTATGACGAGCAACCCAAGCATATAGAACACGATAACCCTCTTAAAATTAACGAAGAGGAACGTGGCGCCGGTTTCCATGAAAAGTCTGAAAAAAACAGAAAGGTAAATCAAGGCGGGTCTTACAGGCGTATTATTGAAAAAAAATATAAGAAACCCAAAACACGGGGCGATAAGAATTTCGGAAAACGAGGAAAAAAATAA
- a CDS encoding SRPBCC family protein, whose amino-acid sequence MDSFSIYHNLTILSAPQKVFEAITHPEHLNHWWTKKCSGIPREGEIYNFFFTAEYDWYSEVVKCKTNEQFYISMTESDADWDSTTFGFDLKAISDGTQLNFSHRGWPQCNEHFKRSSYCWAILLLGLKSYVEKGIIVPFEERQ is encoded by the coding sequence ATGGATTCCTTTTCCATATATCACAATCTGACGATCCTCTCCGCACCTCAAAAAGTTTTTGAGGCCATAACGCATCCGGAGCATCTAAATCATTGGTGGACCAAAAAATGTTCGGGAATACCTCGCGAAGGTGAAATCTATAATTTCTTTTTTACGGCGGAGTACGATTGGTATAGCGAAGTCGTGAAATGCAAAACCAATGAGCAATTTTATATTTCGATGACTGAATCCGATGCAGATTGGGACAGCACCACTTTTGGTTTTGACCTTAAGGCAATAAGCGATGGGACGCAACTCAATTTTTCCCACAGGGGATGGCCCCAATGCAATGAACATTTTAAAAGATCTTCCTATTGTTGGGCCATACTACTATTGGGCCTAAAAAGCTATGTGGAGAAAGGCATAATTGTTCCTTTTGAAGAGCGCCAATAA
- a CDS encoding amidohydrolase family protein: protein MKKSPFLLLITLLLINITQSQSLQGDGPHSQLIIRGVMLINGNGAPPQGPIDIVVEDNIIKQIQVVGYPGVAIDETKRPKLMAGGKELDCNGMYLLPGFIDMHGHIGGTAQGAEPDYVFKLWMAHGVTTVREPSGRGVDFTMDLKRKSAKNEIIAPRIMAYTGFGQTSKTFNPLNDIPISTPEQAREWVRANAKKGADGIKFFGAEPAIMAAALDENKKLGLGSACHHAQLSVARWNVLHSARAGLTSMEHWYGLPEALFDNTTVQDYPLDYNYQNEQHRFENAGKLWAQAAKPYSDHWNAVMDELLELDFTLDPTFNIYEASRDLQRARRAEWHEDYTLPSLWEFYQPSKISHGSYWHDWGTEQEVAWKNNYDLWMTFINEYKNRGGRVTTGSDSGFIFQLYGFAYIRELELLREAGFHPLEIIRSATLNGAEALGMDDKIGSVAIGKLADFVVVEENPLANLKVLYGTGAIKLTEDNEVVRVGGVKYTIKDGIVYDAKALLADVKLQVDEAKQKENYSIKQPGIKD, encoded by the coding sequence ATGAAAAAATCGCCTTTCTTACTATTAATAACATTGCTCTTAATCAACATCACCCAGTCCCAGTCCCTACAAGGAGACGGGCCGCATTCACAATTAATTATAAGAGGCGTGATGCTCATTAACGGAAACGGAGCGCCACCACAGGGACCCATTGATATTGTTGTGGAGGACAACATCATCAAACAGATTCAAGTAGTTGGCTATCCTGGGGTCGCAATCGATGAAACCAAAAGACCAAAATTGATGGCGGGTGGCAAGGAGCTGGATTGTAACGGAATGTACTTACTTCCGGGTTTTATAGACATGCATGGCCACATCGGTGGCACGGCACAAGGTGCTGAACCAGATTACGTATTCAAATTATGGATGGCACACGGGGTTACTACGGTTCGTGAACCCAGCGGCCGAGGCGTCGATTTTACGATGGACTTAAAACGTAAAAGCGCCAAGAACGAGATTATTGCACCCCGCATTATGGCCTACACCGGATTTGGGCAAACCAGTAAGACTTTTAATCCCTTAAACGATATTCCAATTTCAACGCCCGAACAGGCACGCGAATGGGTCCGTGCGAATGCTAAAAAAGGAGCTGACGGCATTAAGTTCTTTGGAGCCGAACCCGCAATTATGGCCGCAGCATTGGATGAAAATAAAAAATTGGGGTTAGGCTCGGCGTGTCATCACGCTCAACTAAGTGTGGCCAGATGGAACGTGTTACATTCCGCAAGAGCCGGACTCACCTCCATGGAGCATTGGTACGGGTTACCAGAAGCGTTATTCGACAATACCACCGTCCAGGATTATCCTTTGGATTACAACTATCAAAACGAACAACATCGCTTTGAAAATGCGGGTAAACTATGGGCACAAGCGGCTAAACCCTATTCCGACCATTGGAATGCCGTGATGGACGAACTACTGGAACTGGATTTTACCCTAGACCCAACATTTAATATTTACGAGGCCAGTAGGGATTTACAGCGAGCAAGAAGAGCCGAATGGCATGAAGATTATACCTTACCTTCCCTTTGGGAATTTTATCAGCCTAGCAAGATATCCCATGGCTCCTATTGGCATGATTGGGGTACGGAACAAGAAGTTGCGTGGAAAAATAATTATGATTTATGGATGACCTTCATCAACGAATATAAAAATAGGGGCGGACGTGTAACTACGGGGTCGGATTCCGGTTTTATATTTCAGTTATACGGATTTGCCTATATACGGGAACTGGAACTTTTGCGCGAAGCCGGTTTTCATCCCTTAGAAATTATTCGTTCGGCCACTTTGAACGGAGCTGAAGCCCTGGGCATGGACGATAAGATAGGTTCCGTTGCTATTGGGAAATTGGCAGACTTTGTTGTGGTAGAAGAAAATCCGCTGGCAAACCTTAAAGTCCTTTATGGAACCGGAGCCATTAAACTTACGGAGGATAATGAAGTAGTACGTGTTGGCGGTGTGAAATACACCATTAAGGACGGGATTGTTTACGATGCCAAAGCACTACTAGCAGATGTAAAACTGCAGGTAGATGAGGCCAAACAAAAAGAAAATTATTCGATAAAACAGCCGGGAATAAAAGACTAG
- a CDS encoding M14 metallopeptidase family protein translates to MLKKLLFLFFISLSTTYGQDYFFQKYKPFNAEIPSPEAFLGYGIGEHHTRHDLIVAYLEKLAEVSDRASIHYYGKTHEGRKLVILTITSQQNLTNLEEIKQSHLAFTDPSKSVSNYGEVPIFINLAYNVHGNEPSSSEAALLTAYTFVASENPEILNYIDNAVIFIDPTINPDGRDRHTQWANTYQGSPEVADPQDAEHNEYWPGGRTNHYWFDLNRDWLLAINPESRGKLNWYHQWYPNVVTDFHEMGSQSTYFFEPMKTNGSLNPIMPKENYEDLNTLFGNEFAKALDSIGSLYFTKEVFDGTYPGYGSSYPDLQGGLGLLFEQASSRGHRQTTPFGEITFPFTIRNQYTSSMTTVKTAVANKGYMRKYQQDFFKSALTNAAKSKIRGYTFGDAYDQNRNKAFIDKLLLHKIDVYKSGGKFVVPTQQPQYRMVQTMFETYDKYRDSVYYDASAWSVANFYNMKYKAVNGLNLGEKITTTENLVKVTPVQKSDYAYVMDWDDYNAPAAVYHLQKNDIVASSAAKPFTVKIGSGTKKFNYGTVLIPVSLQKKEADKVFEIIKEVQDKYDVPIYAVETGLNLGGVDMGSRYVTPMKKTKAAMLIGDGVRSYEAGEIWHLLDTRVGMPITKIPVRNFDRANLDKYNTLVMVSGRYDLTKKQQEKIKDWTSKGNTLITIGTASKWVIDKELVKEKLTKVEKDSTKTTERKPYVDAGENIGKESVGGVILKADIDVTHPLAFGYRDASIPIYKNNTVWLAPSTNEYATVAKYASDPHIDGFITEKNMEEYLKPSASLIVSKLGSGRVVMFADNPNFRGSWYGTNRLFLNALFLGDKIEVPE, encoded by the coding sequence ATGCTAAAAAAATTACTCTTTCTCTTTTTTATTTCGCTAAGTACAACATACGGACAAGATTACTTCTTTCAAAAATATAAACCCTTTAATGCCGAGATTCCATCTCCAGAAGCTTTTCTGGGTTATGGTATCGGGGAACACCATACGCGTCATGATTTGATTGTGGCCTACCTGGAAAAATTAGCCGAAGTTTCCGATAGGGCTTCCATTCACTATTATGGTAAAACACATGAAGGACGAAAATTGGTAATCTTAACTATTACAAGTCAACAGAACCTTACTAATCTTGAAGAAATAAAACAATCGCATTTGGCATTCACAGACCCCTCTAAATCGGTTTCTAATTATGGGGAAGTACCAATTTTCATCAATCTTGCCTATAACGTTCATGGTAACGAGCCGTCTAGCTCGGAAGCCGCACTTTTAACAGCCTATACGTTTGTGGCTTCAGAGAATCCCGAAATCCTCAACTATATTGATAATGCGGTCATTTTCATAGACCCGACGATTAATCCTGATGGCCGCGACCGACATACCCAATGGGCAAATACCTACCAAGGTTCGCCGGAAGTGGCAGACCCACAAGATGCCGAGCATAATGAATATTGGCCCGGCGGTAGGACTAATCACTATTGGTTCGACTTGAATCGCGATTGGTTACTGGCTATAAATCCGGAGAGTCGTGGAAAATTGAATTGGTACCACCAGTGGTATCCCAATGTAGTGACCGATTTTCATGAAATGGGCTCACAAAGCACCTATTTCTTTGAACCCATGAAAACCAACGGCTCCTTAAACCCGATTATGCCTAAGGAGAACTATGAGGATTTGAATACACTTTTTGGTAACGAATTTGCCAAAGCTTTGGATAGCATTGGTTCACTGTATTTTACCAAAGAGGTTTTTGACGGAACTTACCCCGGGTACGGATCTTCTTACCCTGATCTTCAAGGTGGCTTAGGGCTACTGTTTGAACAGGCAAGTTCTAGAGGTCATCGGCAAACAACACCCTTTGGAGAAATTACGTTCCCTTTTACCATAAGAAATCAATATACCTCTAGCATGACGACGGTTAAAACAGCGGTGGCGAATAAAGGCTATATGCGAAAGTATCAACAAGATTTCTTTAAGAGTGCCCTAACTAATGCTGCAAAAAGTAAAATACGTGGCTATACATTTGGAGATGCCTATGACCAAAACAGAAATAAAGCCTTTATAGACAAACTCTTATTACATAAAATAGATGTTTATAAATCTGGAGGCAAGTTTGTTGTGCCAACGCAACAGCCACAGTACAGGATGGTACAAACGATGTTCGAAACATACGATAAATATAGGGATAGTGTTTATTATGACGCATCGGCATGGTCCGTGGCCAACTTCTACAATATGAAGTATAAGGCTGTAAACGGGCTCAATTTAGGGGAGAAAATTACGACTACGGAGAACCTGGTTAAAGTAACCCCAGTGCAAAAATCGGACTATGCCTATGTGATGGACTGGGACGATTATAATGCGCCTGCCGCCGTTTATCATTTGCAAAAAAACGACATTGTAGCCTCCTCCGCAGCCAAGCCTTTCACCGTAAAAATAGGAAGCGGAACTAAAAAGTTTAATTATGGTACCGTGCTCATACCCGTAAGCCTTCAAAAGAAGGAAGCTGATAAGGTCTTTGAAATTATAAAGGAAGTGCAGGATAAATATGATGTTCCTATCTACGCAGTGGAAACAGGGCTGAATTTAGGCGGAGTTGATATGGGAAGTAGATATGTAACTCCTATGAAAAAAACAAAAGCCGCCATGTTAATTGGTGATGGCGTGCGTTCCTATGAGGCCGGAGAAATTTGGCATTTACTGGATACAAGGGTGGGCATGCCCATTACCAAGATTCCCGTGCGCAATTTTGACCGGGCAAATTTGGACAAGTACAATACATTGGTAATGGTCTCCGGAAGGTATGACTTGACCAAGAAACAACAAGAAAAAATTAAGGATTGGACCAGTAAAGGCAATACTTTGATAACTATTGGAACGGCTAGCAAATGGGTCATAGACAAAGAATTGGTAAAAGAAAAGCTGACCAAGGTCGAGAAGGACTCTACAAAAACAACCGAGCGCAAACCTTATGTAGATGCCGGGGAAAATATTGGAAAAGAAAGTGTTGGTGGGGTTATTTTAAAGGCCGATATAGATGTTACGCATCCCCTAGCCTTTGGTTATCGTGACGCTAGCATTCCGATTTACAAGAATAATACCGTATGGTTGGCTCCAAGTACAAATGAATATGCAACCGTGGCCAAATACGCCAGCGACCCACATATTGATGGATTTATTACGGAAAAGAACATGGAAGAATACCTAAAACCATCTGCCTCACTTATCGTAAGCAAATTGGGAAGTGGTCGTGTTGTAATGTTCGCCGATAATCCAAATTTCCGAGGTTCTTGGTATGGTACGAACCGGTTATTTTTAAACGCGTTGTTTTTAGGGGATAAAATTGAGGTTCCTGAATAG
- a CDS encoding sensor histidine kinase — protein MNDFNIDQERLKDRIQLVLKVNYVASFLAILFGLVCFFVLDITRIIPYVFVAFGILNLLNTVIFKKHSSLTSTYNISSIMALVSALIITLYSGGISSPFIFTLALIVFAGYVTTKKYGQIYLNLIFFLVILIFSQSLPDFSFTYNVVPASSQNLFNLFSVLFSVYLLGNIFGKTLLKTHNALYKSKKALMLQMDEKETLLKEVHHRVKNNLQTVSSLLSLQSRNVEEARMKALLKSTQNRVISMAMVHEMLYMRKDIAHIEYKSYVQELSEYLIRSIKGLDSKVQLNIDIPEIKLGIDTAIPLGLLINEAVTNALKYGFADEEEGEIYIALKKEIDKQYTLNIGDNGVGYPENVTYKNTKSLGLKLIYNLTRQLKGTIQRDNNKKGTNYIIKFREVKQQLSPVS, from the coding sequence ATGAACGATTTCAATATCGACCAAGAGCGACTTAAGGATAGGATTCAGCTGGTATTAAAGGTTAACTATGTAGCAAGTTTCCTGGCCATCTTATTTGGACTAGTCTGTTTTTTCGTATTGGACATTACACGAATAATCCCCTATGTGTTTGTTGCATTCGGAATTTTAAATCTTTTGAATACCGTAATCTTTAAAAAACATAGTAGCCTAACTTCTACATACAATATTTCTTCTATAATGGCATTGGTAAGTGCCTTGATCATCACGCTTTACAGTGGTGGTATAAGCAGCCCATTTATTTTTACTTTGGCCTTGATTGTCTTTGCAGGATACGTAACCACTAAAAAATACGGTCAGATTTACTTGAACCTTATTTTCTTTTTGGTCATTTTAATATTTTCACAGAGTCTTCCAGATTTTTCTTTTACATACAATGTTGTCCCGGCGTCGTCACAGAACCTTTTCAACCTTTTCTCAGTACTCTTTTCCGTATATCTATTGGGAAACATCTTTGGAAAAACCTTATTGAAAACCCACAATGCCCTATATAAATCCAAAAAGGCCTTGATGCTACAAATGGATGAAAAGGAAACCCTCTTGAAAGAAGTCCATCATAGAGTGAAAAACAATCTACAAACGGTTTCCAGCTTACTTAGTCTTCAATCCAGAAATGTGGAGGAGGCTAGAATGAAAGCATTGTTAAAAAGTACGCAGAATAGAGTAATTTCCATGGCAATGGTCCATGAAATGCTATATATGAGAAAAGACATTGCTCATATTGAGTACAAATCCTATGTACAAGAATTAAGTGAATATTTAATCCGTTCAATTAAAGGATTGGATAGTAAGGTGCAGTTAAACATCGATATTCCAGAAATTAAGTTGGGCATAGATACGGCAATTCCGTTAGGGCTTCTTATCAATGAAGCCGTCACCAATGCCCTAAAATATGGCTTTGCGGATGAAGAGGAAGGTGAAATATACATCGCCCTTAAAAAAGAAATAGACAAACAATACACCTTGAACATCGGTGATAATGGTGTTGGTTATCCAGAAAATGTCACCTATAAGAATACCAAATCCCTTGGCCTAAAACTTATCTATAATCTTACAAGGCAATTGAAGGGCACCATCCAAAGAGATAATAATAAAAAGGGCACGAACTATATCATCAAGTTTAGAGAGGTAAAACAGCAATTATCACCTGTTTCTTAA